One window of the Candidatus Methylomirabilota bacterium genome contains the following:
- a CDS encoding ABC transporter permease produces the protein MTSRTAEATLGIHPASAGTARLIRVMHAVARYPSGAVGAGLLLLVGVAALLSPAIAPFDPVATDSGAILRPPSATYLAGTDPLGRDVFSQIVFGARVSLYVLVGAIGVSLTTGVAIGLVAGYWSGTYLDEALMRVMDMIHLVPDIALAMAVAGAFGGDTPWGVIVALALVRVPGYARLIRSAVLSIRTVDFVLAARSVGARPARIVARHILPNLTSLIVVRTTVSASGVLLGEATLSFLGLGVPPPAPSWGRMLRAGFDFLDSAPWVPLAPGCAIFLLVLALNLVGDTLQDVLDPQRRA, from the coding sequence GTGACCAGCCGGACAGCCGAGGCGACGCTGGGCATCCATCCGGCTTCGGCCGGCACGGCCCGGTTGATCCGGGTGATGCACGCAGTCGCCCGGTACCCGTCGGGGGCCGTGGGAGCGGGACTCCTTCTGCTCGTCGGGGTGGCGGCGCTCCTGTCCCCGGCCATCGCGCCGTTCGATCCGGTGGCCACCGACAGCGGGGCGATCCTGCGTCCGCCCTCGGCCACGTACCTGGCCGGGACCGACCCGCTCGGTCGGGACGTCTTCAGCCAGATCGTCTTCGGCGCCCGGGTGAGCCTCTATGTTCTCGTCGGGGCGATCGGCGTCAGCCTCACGACGGGCGTCGCCATCGGGCTCGTGGCCGGATACTGGTCGGGCACCTATCTCGACGAGGCCTTGATGCGGGTCATGGACATGATCCATCTGGTGCCGGACATCGCGCTGGCCATGGCGGTGGCGGGCGCATTCGGCGGGGACACCCCCTGGGGCGTCATCGTGGCGCTCGCCCTGGTGCGCGTGCCGGGATACGCGCGGCTGATCCGGAGCGCGGTGCTGTCGATCCGAACGGTGGACTTCGTGCTGGCGGCGCGCAGCGTGGGCGCCCGGCCGGCGCGCATCGTGGCGCGCCACATCCTCCCGAACCTCACCAGCTTGATCGTCGTGCGCACCACGGTGAGCGCATCCGGCGTGCTCCTGGGCGAGGCCACGCTGAGCTTCCTGGGCCTCGGCGTGCCGCCGCCCGCCCCGAGCTGGGGACGGATGCTCCGCGCCGGATTCGACTTCCTGGACTCGGCGCCCTGGGTCCCGCTCGCCCCGGGCTGCGCCATCTTCCTGCTCGTCCTGGCGCTCAATCTGGTCGGCGACACGTTACAGGACGTGCTCGACCCCCAGCGTCGCGCGTGA
- a CDS encoding Xaa-Pro peptidase family protein, with amino-acid sequence MLTRNALPFPPDEYRTRLERVRGSMAAAGVEVMLTAVPENIVYLTGHHSLGYFTYQILILSLDQSPILLTRALNVEKARVDSCLDHIEGYGDTEDPDATTHRVLDQYGLLRKRIGNQDDAWFFSVARYKKLIHRLGVDDLADCSGLIERVRRVKSPAEIAYIREAGRYCAASLEAAIAAVRPGVLETEVSAAAHDALHKAGSEYLGHSPQFVAGPAAGLAFECAGRRPIRKDDVVYMEAGGTHNRYNCMLSRTVIVGHPDRKWIAMAEASRDALNAAKETIRAGVTSHEVDRAARDAMRRAGFAAYFVHRTGYAIGIGFPPDWGEGRILSINENDPTVLEAGMCFHLIPDLKVAMAGGVVFSESVAVTETGYDLLTPYSQDIFYR; translated from the coding sequence ATGCTCACCCGCAACGCGTTGCCGTTCCCGCCGGACGAGTACCGCACCCGCCTGGAGCGCGTGCGAGGCAGCATGGCGGCGGCCGGAGTCGAGGTGATGCTCACCGCGGTGCCGGAGAACATCGTCTACCTCACCGGGCATCACAGCCTCGGCTACTTCACGTACCAGATCCTCATTCTGTCGCTGGATCAGTCGCCGATTCTCCTGACCCGCGCGCTGAACGTGGAGAAGGCCCGGGTCGACAGCTGCCTCGACCACATCGAGGGATACGGCGACACCGAGGACCCGGACGCGACCACCCATCGCGTGCTCGACCAGTACGGCTTGCTGCGGAAGCGCATCGGCAACCAGGACGACGCCTGGTTCTTCTCCGTCGCGCGGTACAAGAAGCTGATCCACCGGCTGGGGGTGGACGATCTGGCCGACTGCTCGGGTCTCATCGAGCGAGTGCGCCGCGTCAAGTCGCCGGCGGAGATCGCGTACATCCGCGAAGCCGGCCGGTATTGCGCGGCGTCCCTCGAGGCGGCCATCGCGGCGGTGCGGCCGGGGGTCCTCGAGACCGAGGTGTCGGCGGCGGCGCACGACGCCCTCCACAAGGCGGGAAGCGAGTACCTCGGCCACTCGCCCCAGTTCGTGGCCGGCCCGGCGGCGGGCCTCGCCTTCGAGTGCGCGGGGCGCCGGCCGATTCGCAAGGACGACGTCGTGTACATGGAGGCGGGCGGGACCCACAACCGGTACAACTGCATGCTGTCGCGGACGGTGATCGTCGGCCATCCGGACCGGAAGTGGATCGCCATGGCGGAGGCCTCGCGCGACGCGCTCAACGCCGCCAAGGAGACGATCCGGGCCGGCGTCACCTCGCACGAGGTCGACCGGGCGGCCCGGGACGCGATGCGTCGGGCCGGATTCGCCGCGTACTTCGTCCATCGGACCGGCTATGCAATCGGCATCGGGTTCCCACCGGACTGGGGCGAGGGACGGATCCTGAGCATCAACGAGAACGACCCGACCGTGCTCGAGGCCGGTATGTGCTTCCACCTCATCCCGGATCTCAAGGTGGCCATGGCCGGCGGGGTCGTCTTCAGCGAGTCCGTCGCGGTGACCGAGACCGGCTACGACCTGCTGACGCCGTACTCCCAGGACATCTTCTACCGATGA
- a CDS encoding ABC transporter substrate-binding protein, producing the protein MKHLERVGWPALVAIVLWASGPTMAARAADEPALRVARGAGGRSLDPHLGARLEDRPVLHVLYESLVDVNEDSQFTPGLAKSWSVARDGLSVTFRLQPGVKFHDGTDFDAGAVKWNIERVMDPATKSEHQSRFIEVIGSIDVLDRHTVRINLKQAFPPLLSVLIDRPGLMVSPTAARKFGADFARNPVGTGPFRFVEWVPGNRVVLEKFAGYWQPGKPLAGGMTFLDVPEPAVRLAKLRAGELDLIYDVGAKDVAALAGEPMFRIVESRGMRFDSIQLRVDAPPFDNRALREAIAFAIDRNEIHRVIYHGTGQPSGKLFAAGWWASPDYAGMPYAPERARQKLIEAGYPNGVNLVLHVPSASDDLRTGELVQAQLAKVGIRVKIQLVDPNDHYVKVLRGEIPFTVPMRWTPYTDPHELAWILFHSKGYANSSKYRNPGADKLLEAGLSSYEEGARRPAYRDAERMIVEDASYIFYHFTPRFAAHRSTVTGFQWMPNLIPRLREMGFQPR; encoded by the coding sequence ATGAAGCACCTCGAGCGCGTCGGGTGGCCGGCGCTGGTGGCGATCGTCCTCTGGGCGTCGGGTCCGACCATGGCGGCGCGGGCCGCCGACGAGCCGGCCCTCCGAGTCGCTCGGGGGGCCGGGGGTCGCAGCCTCGACCCTCACCTGGGGGCCAGACTGGAGGACCGTCCGGTCCTTCACGTCCTGTACGAGTCGCTGGTCGATGTGAACGAGGACTCGCAGTTCACGCCGGGGCTGGCCAAGTCGTGGAGTGTGGCGCGGGACGGCTTGTCGGTGACGTTCCGCCTCCAGCCGGGAGTCAAGTTCCACGACGGGACCGATTTCGACGCCGGCGCGGTCAAGTGGAACATCGAGCGGGTGATGGATCCGGCCACCAAATCGGAGCACCAGTCCCGGTTCATCGAGGTGATCGGGAGCATCGACGTCCTCGACCGGCACACCGTGCGCATCAACCTCAAGCAAGCCTTCCCCCCGCTTCTGTCGGTGCTGATCGATCGCCCGGGACTGATGGTGTCGCCGACGGCGGCCCGCAAGTTCGGGGCGGACTTCGCGCGGAACCCGGTGGGCACCGGACCCTTCCGGTTCGTCGAGTGGGTACCGGGAAACCGCGTCGTCCTCGAGAAGTTTGCCGGCTACTGGCAACCGGGCAAACCGCTGGCCGGTGGCATGACCTTCCTCGATGTGCCGGAGCCCGCCGTCCGGCTGGCCAAGCTCCGGGCCGGTGAGCTCGATCTCATCTACGACGTCGGCGCCAAGGACGTCGCGGCGCTGGCCGGCGAGCCCATGTTTCGGATCGTGGAGTCTCGCGGGATGCGCTTCGACAGCATCCAGCTGCGGGTGGACGCTCCGCCGTTCGACAACCGCGCCCTGCGGGAGGCCATCGCGTTCGCCATCGATCGAAACGAGATCCACCGGGTGATCTACCATGGGACGGGCCAGCCGAGCGGCAAGCTCTTCGCGGCCGGCTGGTGGGCGAGCCCCGACTACGCCGGGATGCCGTATGCCCCGGAGCGGGCGCGCCAGAAGCTGATCGAAGCCGGGTATCCGAATGGCGTGAACCTCGTCCTGCACGTCCCCAGCGCATCGGACGACCTGAGGACCGGCGAGCTCGTCCAGGCGCAGCTCGCGAAGGTCGGAATCCGGGTCAAGATCCAGCTAGTCGATCCCAACGACCATTACGTGAAGGTCCTCCGCGGGGAGATTCCCTTTACCGTCCCCATGCGCTGGACCCCGTACACGGACCCGCACGAGCTGGCGTGGATCCTGTTCCACAGCAAGGGGTACGCGAACAGCTCGAAGTACCGGAACCCGGGCGCCGACAAGCTGCTGGAAGCCGGTTTGTCGAGTTACGAGGAAGGGGCGCGGCGGCCGGCCTATCGCGACGCCGAGCGCATGATCGTGGAAGACGCCTCATACATCTTCTACCATTTCACGCCGCGGTTCGCGGCCCACCGGAGCACCGTCACCGGGTTCCAGTGGATGCCCAATCTGATCCCCCGGCTCCGCGAGATGGGGTTCCAGCCCAGGTAA
- a CDS encoding DUF3830 family protein yields MRTFQVEYEGLNLRAELLDTQAPKICQAIWDALPLEGQVTNTVWSGDMLRLWVTIPEPPEPENLSVLQKPGDIIFLPGWNGLRFIYGPAQMRGPRGPHPAPRVGRLIGDLGDFMKIAKRVEWEGAKHMRLTRGQA; encoded by the coding sequence GTGAGGACGTTTCAGGTCGAGTACGAGGGGCTGAACCTGAGGGCCGAGCTGCTGGACACCCAGGCTCCCAAGATCTGTCAGGCGATCTGGGACGCGCTGCCGCTCGAGGGGCAGGTCACGAATACCGTGTGGAGCGGCGACATGCTGCGCCTCTGGGTGACTATCCCGGAGCCCCCGGAGCCGGAGAACCTCTCGGTGTTGCAAAAGCCCGGGGACATCATCTTTCTCCCCGGATGGAACGGGCTTCGCTTCATCTACGGGCCCGCCCAAATGCGGGGTCCGCGAGGGCCGCACCCGGCCCCCCGAGTCGGTCGGCTGATCGGAGACCTCGGGGACTTCATGAAGATCGCCAAGCGAGTGGAGTGGGAGGGCGCCAAGCACATGCGGCTGACGCGCGGCCAGGCCTAG
- a CDS encoding ABC transporter permease — MTSPSPTTSIDRRSRPAGDGISTGNGAVWRYVVRRSMLIGVSLVLLSVGVFFLMRYAIGGDPVALMLGREASQEVIAARRAALGLDRPVPVQYASWLGRLLRGDLGRSFEYPLPVIELLLARAVPTIELTLLATAWAVLIAVPAGMWAALRHRSKVDLALSVGTVCGISLPSFFLAILLIAFFALELKWFPTSGYVAPWERPGENLRLMALPTVALGTWYASSLMRYVRSAVLDQLRQPYIAVARSKGLGPMRIVWVHIMRNVLIPLITMVGMNVPFMLGGAVTVETVFAVPGVGRTLLGAILARDYPVVQGTMLFLAMATLVTSLLVDVLYAAIDPRVSYE; from the coding sequence ATGACATCGCCCTCGCCCACCACGTCTATCGACAGGCGATCGAGGCCGGCCGGGGACGGCATCTCGACGGGTAACGGCGCCGTGTGGAGGTACGTCGTCCGACGGTCGATGCTCATCGGGGTATCCCTCGTGCTTCTCAGCGTGGGCGTCTTCTTTCTGATGCGTTACGCCATCGGGGGCGATCCGGTGGCGCTGATGCTCGGTCGGGAGGCGAGCCAGGAAGTGATCGCCGCCCGGCGGGCGGCGCTGGGCCTCGATCGCCCGGTTCCTGTACAGTACGCGAGCTGGCTCGGCCGCCTTCTTCGGGGCGACCTCGGACGATCGTTCGAGTACCCGCTCCCGGTGATCGAGCTGCTCTTGGCCCGGGCGGTCCCGACCATCGAGCTGACGCTGCTGGCGACGGCCTGGGCCGTCCTCATCGCGGTGCCGGCGGGCATGTGGGCGGCCCTGCGACATCGGTCGAAGGTGGACCTGGCGCTGTCGGTCGGCACCGTGTGCGGCATCTCGCTGCCGAGCTTCTTCCTCGCGATCCTGCTGATCGCGTTCTTCGCGCTCGAGTTGAAGTGGTTTCCCACGTCGGGGTACGTCGCGCCGTGGGAGAGACCGGGGGAGAACCTGCGCCTGATGGCCCTGCCTACCGTGGCCCTGGGGACCTGGTACGCGAGCAGCCTGATGCGTTACGTCCGATCGGCCGTGCTCGACCAGCTTCGCCAGCCCTACATCGCGGTGGCTCGCTCGAAGGGACTGGGACCGATGCGGATCGTGTGGGTGCACATCATGCGCAACGTCCTGATCCCGCTCATCACGATGGTGGGGATGAACGTGCCTTTCATGCTCGGTGGCGCCGTCACGGTCGAGACGGTGTTCGCGGTCCCGGGCGTGGGCCGGACGCTCCTCGGAGCCATCCTGGCGCGCGACTATCCCGTGGTGCAGGGCACCATGCTCTTCCTGGCGATGGCGACCCTGGTGACGAGCCTTCTCGTGGACGTCCTGTACGCCGCGATCGATCCCCGGGTGTCTTACGAGTGA
- a CDS encoding isochorismatase family protein — protein MATWRDALTPDELTLFRLAGYGRPVGFGDRPAALVIDVEYSFTGQTPEPILQAIRKSRYSCGERAWRSLPHIGRFLEAARRSRVPVFYTHGIPSGSDARSSGGGPIVAEIEPQPGDVIIAKPGPSAFFGTPLTGHLVRLRADTLLVAGCTTSGCVLATVIDGFSYGYRTIVVEECVFDRAETPHRVSLFDMNAKYADVLPLADVEAWLKQRAP, from the coding sequence GTGGCGACCTGGCGCGATGCCCTGACGCCCGACGAGCTCACGCTCTTCCGGCTCGCCGGGTATGGCCGGCCGGTCGGGTTCGGGGACCGCCCGGCTGCGCTGGTGATCGACGTCGAGTACAGCTTCACGGGCCAGACGCCGGAGCCGATCCTCCAGGCCATCCGGAAGTCTCGCTACAGTTGCGGCGAGCGGGCCTGGCGGTCTCTCCCGCACATCGGCCGGTTCCTGGAGGCGGCCCGGCGGAGTCGGGTGCCCGTCTTCTACACGCACGGCATCCCGAGCGGGAGCGACGCCCGGTCGTCCGGCGGGGGGCCGATCGTCGCGGAGATCGAGCCCCAGCCGGGCGACGTGATCATCGCGAAGCCGGGGCCCAGCGCGTTCTTCGGCACACCCCTGACCGGTCACCTGGTCCGGCTTCGCGCCGACACCCTGCTGGTGGCCGGCTGCACCACCAGTGGATGCGTCCTGGCGACGGTGATCGATGGGTTCAGCTACGGGTATCGCACCATCGTGGTGGAGGAGTGTGTCTTCGACCGGGCCGAGACTCCCCACCGCGTGAGCCTGTTCGATATGAACGCCAAGTATGCCGACGTCTTGCCGCTCGCTGACGTCGAGGCGTGGCTCAAACAGCGGGCGCCCTGA